A region of Capra hircus breed San Clemente chromosome 11, ASM170441v1, whole genome shotgun sequence DNA encodes the following proteins:
- the C11H9orf69 gene encoding protein C9orf69 homolog, with translation MPVMPIPRRVRSFHGPHTTCLHAACGPARASRPARTKYNNFDVYVRARWLYGFIRFLLYFSCSLFTAALWGALAALFCLQYLGVRVLLRFQLKLSALLLLLGRRRVDFRLLNELLVYGIHVTMLLVGGLGWCFMVFVDM, from the coding sequence ATGCCGGTCATGCCCATCCCCCGGCGGGTGCGCTCCTTCCACGGCCCGCACACCACCTGCTTGCACGCCGCCTGCGGCCCGGCGCGCGCCTCCCGCCCGGCCCGCACCAAGTACAACAACTTCGACGTGTACGTCCGGGCGCGCTGGCTCTATGGCTTCATCCGCTTCCTGCTGTACTTCAGCTGCAGCCTCTTCACGGCCGCGCTGTGGGGCGCGCTGGCCGCCCTCTTCTGCCTGCAGTATCTGGGCGTCCGCGTCCTGCTGCGCTTCCAGCTCAAGCTGtcggcgctgctgctgctgctgggccgCCGGCGCGTGGACTTCCGGCTCCTCAACGAGCTGCTGGTCTACGGCATCCACGTGACCATGCTGCTGGTCGGGGGCCTGGGCTGGTGCTTCATGGTCTTCGTGGACATGTGA